In a single window of the Planctomycetia bacterium genome:
- a CDS encoding HD domain-containing protein, giving the protein MIWSESPWIVDCEKTWELGQAYRLTVQYTHHEKYGPQIEILKWRPIHADDKYSGFDLANLVDSSRFSIPQMWEEINQLVETEISQPALRLLIHSLYQKHSGVLQSLPASDGKFYPFRGGWLEHTLSLVKSCIVLCQHYRRQYEGVEPSIDRDLVLAGAFLHDLGRVAEFSTDPLGILIQPTVQGKLFGHVTLGRDLVHQAALEQGDVHPAFLERLEHVILSHLVHPEWGSPRLPMIPEVLILHHADDLDAKLEMYLRCLSRDQSTGPFTARDPVLGKVLLKPAVSDMAVNETAQDNLGPSKKM; this is encoded by the coding sequence ATGATCTGGTCCGAAAGCCCTTGGATAGTTGACTGTGAAAAGACCTGGGAATTGGGACAGGCATACCGCTTGACTGTTCAGTACACGCACCATGAAAAATATGGCCCACAAATCGAAATTCTGAAATGGCGGCCGATTCATGCAGATGACAAATACAGTGGTTTCGATCTGGCCAACCTGGTGGACAGTTCCCGGTTTTCCATACCGCAAATGTGGGAAGAGATCAATCAACTGGTCGAAACGGAGATTAGTCAACCGGCATTGAGATTGTTGATACATTCGCTCTATCAAAAGCACTCTGGAGTTTTGCAATCTCTACCAGCCAGTGATGGCAAGTTTTATCCTTTTCGAGGCGGTTGGCTGGAGCATACTCTGTCACTGGTCAAATCCTGTATTGTGTTGTGTCAGCATTATCGACGACAATATGAGGGTGTTGAGCCATCAATCGACCGAGATCTGGTTCTGGCAGGTGCATTCCTGCACGATTTGGGAAGAGTAGCAGAATTCAGCACCGATCCCCTGGGAATACTGATCCAGCCAACAGTTCAAGGCAAGCTGTTCGGTCATGTGACTCTGGGTAGGGATCTGGTACATCAGGCAGCACTTGAGCAAGGCGATGTGCATCCTGCGTTTCTGGAGAGGCTCGAACACGTCATCCTCAGCCATCTGGTACACCCCGAATGGGGCTCGCCACGACTTCCCATGATTCCTGAAGTACTCATTCTCCATCATGCCGATGATCTCGATGCCAAACTCGAAATGTACCTGCGATGTCTCTCACGAGATCAGTCAACGGGGCCGTTTACCGCACGTGATCCGGTCCTGGGAAAGGTACTGCTGAAGCCTGCAGTATCAGACATGGCCGTAAATGAAACGGCCCAGGATAATCTTGGGCCGTCAAAGAAAATGTGA
- a CDS encoding peptidylprolyl isomerase produces MGLGRFFTRRYSKSIPNSITKRPLSLETLEDRLALTVTLGTITAPPVLVGKHTYIPLEAIDSNGLPLTYSVTSANNSINANIISTGRLIVMNVSGKDSTGANFSGNLVLKLFEDKAPITTARIIELVNTGFYNGLIFHRVISGFMAQGGDPLGNGTGGSGTEFVDEFNSSLTFNSFGLFAMANAGDDDNDSQFFITDTSSTASFPQHLNFNHTIFGQIVDGLDIFQKVITTPVTNSKPNTDVVINHASVINSNKYAILDLSSLGSFIGTGSVTVTAKNSRNETATRNVNVTVQADSVNGVITNDRPFLNATPDRQTNTNTPITFDISAVDLENDDLTFVVRNANFSVIGNNADVSVSIVKLTNTTARVTLTPAQDFTGLLNLKIGVTSNSNNPVQDDFDTQNFNLLVTDNPISPVDLSIVNSTEVNPGNTVTNDTPTIQLTAPAGQTVKIYRNGTQIGTATQTSVNGDSATYRYTFTSNTLMLGENAITAVVSSNGFDSLPSAALKINFAPLMQQIYVVPGNAGEEVELRFDFIISTAGYKNELGLYVVDDLSGSVDGVAPSASNYWSKVAASSDRQVLFSFQSGGTRVSKTLTFPAGTKLAFYLSADSTITKAVANSSSQIYSSIRAANKDGIYHAEHFTQRTGNRAIYGFEDTWKGGDRDYNDLVFSIRKNPAIKPVGALAVDLAGNGLPVTTKFAMLPTLNSRYRPMGGEIGIFQVLDAEGTIPAPIASDPDRTLKPGDVGYAQAALSLLSRQALFTKGDKPGEKTRSLTMASGSFFGVYYIPRGTADSFLTNNPSNVIASNKPIAYFSFAAANPDGGKEHMRTYGRNAVSRTHTGFVPGDNDPQRIHMMGVANGSHMNYSDFILTYSQSV; encoded by the coding sequence ATGGGTCTGGGCCGTTTCTTCACCCGTCGATATTCCAAATCAATTCCCAATTCAATAACCAAACGACCTTTGAGTCTGGAAACGCTCGAAGATCGCCTGGCTTTGACAGTAACTCTGGGCACGATCACTGCCCCACCAGTCCTGGTTGGCAAGCACACATATATACCATTGGAAGCTATTGACTCTAATGGATTGCCTTTAACCTATAGTGTCACCAGCGCCAATAACAGCATTAATGCGAACATCATCTCCACTGGCAGACTCATCGTCATGAATGTCAGCGGCAAGGACAGTACTGGTGCCAATTTCAGTGGCAACCTGGTGCTCAAGTTATTTGAAGATAAAGCACCGATAACCACTGCTCGAATCATCGAGTTAGTCAACACTGGGTTTTATAACGGCCTGATCTTCCATCGAGTTATCTCGGGGTTTATGGCACAGGGTGGCGATCCACTCGGCAATGGAACAGGCGGTTCAGGAACCGAGTTTGTAGATGAATTCAACAGCAGTCTGACATTCAACAGTTTTGGCCTCTTTGCCATGGCTAATGCCGGCGATGATGATAACGATTCCCAGTTCTTCATTACCGACACTTCCAGTACAGCATCTTTTCCACAACATTTGAACTTCAACCATACCATTTTTGGTCAAATCGTTGATGGTCTTGATATCTTTCAAAAGGTCATCACAACACCCGTCACGAACAGTAAGCCCAACACAGATGTCGTTATTAATCATGCCTCGGTGATCAACTCTAATAAGTATGCGATTCTAGATCTTTCTTCGTTGGGCAGTTTCATCGGAACGGGTTCTGTCACCGTTACCGCAAAAAATTCTCGCAATGAAACCGCGACGCGAAATGTCAACGTGACTGTGCAGGCGGATAGCGTCAATGGCGTCATCACTAATGATCGTCCCTTCCTTAACGCTACTCCTGATCGCCAGACGAATACCAATACGCCGATAACATTTGATATCAGTGCGGTTGACCTGGAAAACGATGACCTGACATTCGTCGTACGAAACGCAAACTTCTCTGTCATAGGCAACAATGCTGATGTCAGCGTGTCGATCGTCAAGCTGACCAATACTACCGCTCGTGTTACTTTGACGCCTGCACAGGATTTCACTGGCCTGCTCAATCTCAAGATTGGAGTTACCAGCAATTCCAACAACCCTGTACAGGATGATTTTGACACACAGAACTTCAATCTGCTGGTAACGGACAATCCGATCAGTCCTGTAGATCTCTCCATCGTTAATAGCACAGAGGTCAACCCAGGCAACACTGTCACCAATGACACACCTACTATTCAATTGACAGCCCCTGCCGGTCAGACTGTGAAGATCTATCGCAATGGTACCCAGATTGGAACTGCTACCCAGACCAGCGTTAATGGCGATTCTGCAACCTACCGTTACACCTTTACATCCAACACCTTGATGCTCGGTGAAAATGCCATAACGGCAGTGGTATCCAGTAATGGGTTTGATTCACTGCCCAGTGCAGCCCTCAAGATCAATTTTGCACCATTGATGCAGCAGATTTACGTCGTACCTGGTAACGCAGGTGAAGAGGTTGAATTGCGATTTGATTTCATCATCTCTACCGCAGGCTACAAGAACGAGTTGGGACTTTACGTTGTGGATGATCTCTCCGGCAGCGTAGATGGTGTTGCCCCATCAGCTAGCAACTATTGGTCAAAGGTTGCTGCCAGCAGTGACAGGCAAGTACTCTTCTCATTCCAGTCTGGTGGTACTCGCGTTTCGAAAACTCTCACCTTCCCCGCTGGTACGAAACTGGCTTTCTACCTGTCAGCCGATTCTACTATCACCAAAGCAGTTGCTAATTCCAGCAGCCAGATATACTCGTCAATCCGTGCTGCCAACAAAGATGGTATTTACCATGCTGAACATTTTACGCAACGCACTGGTAATCGTGCTATCTACGGATTTGAGGACACCTGGAAAGGTGGTGACCGGGATTACAATGACCTGGTCTTCTCGATTCGTAAAAATCCAGCCATTAAACCAGTTGGAGCCCTGGCTGTCGATCTGGCTGGAAACGGCCTACCGGTAACAACCAAGTTTGCCATGCTGCCAACACTAAATAGCCGATATCGACCCATGGGTGGGGAGATTGGCATCTTCCAGGTTCTCGATGCCGAGGGTACGATCCCTGCTCCGATTGCAAGTGACCCGGACCGAACTCTGAAACCCGGTGATGTTGGCTACGCACAAGCTGCGTTGAGTTTACTCAGCAGGCAAGCCCTGTTTACCAAAGGTGATAAACCAGGCGAAAAGACTCGCTCCCTGACCATGGCAAGCGGCTCATTCTTCGGCGTGTATTACATTCCACGAGGAACTGCTGATTCCTTCCTGACGAACAATCCATCCAATGTCATCGCGTCAAACAAGCCTATCGCCTACTTCTCCTTTGCTGCAGCTAATCCGGATGGTGGCAAAGAACATATGCGGACATACGGAAGGAATGCTGTCTCAAGAACACATACCGGATTTGTACCTGGAGACAATGATCCTCAGCGAATTCATATGATGGGGGTTGCTAATGGCAGCCATATGAATTACTCGGACTTTATTCTGACGTATTCACAATCGGTCTAA